From a region of the Triticum aestivum cultivar Chinese Spring chromosome 7D, IWGSC CS RefSeq v2.1, whole genome shotgun sequence genome:
- the LOC123170756 gene encoding uncharacterized protein codes for MPRTTIIFSTILFMLLAVVITAQSSSSASGKPKATKLMVEACKNALINYPYGDPFSQEFCLSTLQSDNQSAEAKDLRALVLVVIDILKSHFTAAGGKIKKMLQDAKKGTVMMPVLSFCEVDYDHVVRRLNVCQGLIRDYQGDKSGRQPLRLTHCVEMSFTPLNKCSIGLEDMPGVEVLSKENVELQFMVQVNTGLLASYDVHD; via the coding sequence ATGCCAAGGACAACCATCATTTTCTCCACCATCCTCTTCATGCTCCTTGCTGTAGTGATAACTGCTCAATCCAGCAGCTCTGCTAGTGGGAAGCCCAAAGCGACCAAGCTCATGGTGGAAGCATGCAAGAACGCCTTGATCAACTACCCCTACGGCGATCCCTTCTCGCAAGAATTCTGTTTGTCTACCCTCCAGTCGGACAATCAGAGTGCCGAGGCTAAGGACCTCCGAGCCCTAGTGCTCGTCGTTATCGACATCCTTAAGAGCCATTTCACTGCCGCTGGCGGTAAGATCAAGAAAATGCTGCAAGATGCCAagaagggaacggtgatgatgccCGTTCTTAGTTTTTGTGAGGTAGACTATGACCATGTGGTGAGACGCCTCAACGTTTGCCAAGGCCTGATCAGGGACTACCAAGGAGACAAGAGTGGGCGGCAGCCATTGCGGCTGACTCACTGTGTGGAAATGTCATTCACCCCGCTCAACAAGTGCTCGATCGGGCTTGAAGATATGCCAGGGGTGGAGGTCCTCTCCAAAGAAAATGTTGAGCTGCAGTTTATGGTGCAAGTCAACACGGGCCTGCTAGCATCATATGACGTCCATGattaa